Proteins found in one Alicyclobacillus cycloheptanicus genomic segment:
- a CDS encoding ABC transporter ATP-binding protein, producing MLALADVTKEYDFRPVLANVNLTLEPGKRYALTAPNGSGKTTLLHMMCGLSRPSRGAVTWQGKPLSARARRQMGVVLQQGFLYGDLTAVENLLFYARLYGLSGARKLAQDWVQRVGLNDAADLKVKEFSKGMKQRLSLARALLHEPALLLLDEPYDGLDRTSRQLFQDVLSDRVRSGATVFLVTHQEDEARFADTHLTLQYGRLVEVR from the coding sequence ATGCTGGCGTTGGCAGACGTAACGAAGGAGTATGACTTTCGCCCAGTCCTGGCGAATGTGAATCTAACCCTGGAGCCTGGCAAGCGCTACGCGCTCACGGCGCCGAACGGAAGCGGCAAAACGACCCTGCTGCACATGATGTGCGGACTCAGCCGCCCCTCCCGCGGGGCCGTGACCTGGCAGGGGAAGCCCCTGTCGGCCCGCGCTCGCCGGCAGATGGGCGTGGTTCTGCAGCAGGGTTTTCTCTACGGAGATTTAACGGCCGTCGAGAATTTGCTCTTCTACGCTCGGTTGTACGGGCTGTCTGGGGCGCGCAAGCTGGCGCAGGACTGGGTACAGCGTGTCGGTCTGAACGATGCCGCCGACCTCAAGGTCAAGGAGTTCTCCAAAGGCATGAAGCAGCGGCTGTCCCTCGCGCGCGCCCTGTTGCACGAGCCAGCGCTGCTGCTGTTGGACGAGCCCTATGACGGGTTGGACCGGACCTCCCGCCAGCTGTTTCAGGATGTCCTTTCGGACCGCGTGCGCAGCGGCGCCACCGTCTTTCTGGTGACGCACCAGGAGGACGAAGCGCGGTTTGCGGATACTCATCTGACGCTGCAGTACGGCCGGCTGGTGGAGGTCCGATGA
- a CDS encoding GerAB/ArcD/ProY family transporter yields MTNESFSKPLSVLQLSMLVFTTVGVMDHVIIIPLLLQAAKRDAWISVLSSGALLMVGTLCIYLISHNTAQTHIKDWLQKPMHGRLWYPISLLIVAQLFLMAVITLRDTCTWAKTMYLQETPIFWIVLVLIAGCFFAARSGITTIAISNGILLPMIVLLGIFVSLGNMPHKNYMYLRPILENGYAPVIHGMVFASSAFSEIIIVLFLQPLIKTKIRWYVFPLIGLGLIGLTIGPLMGAISEFGPFEASRLRYPPYEEWRLLTFRHFIEHVDFLSIYQWLAGAYIRISLAISLIPEVMRTSANRRSVVLFAASVTAGALAIYPISDETFIHFVSDLYLPAFFALTVFTVATLFVLSWRWKAEAAQ; encoded by the coding sequence ATGACGAACGAATCATTCTCGAAGCCATTGAGTGTCCTTCAGCTCAGCATGTTGGTATTTACAACGGTTGGGGTCATGGATCACGTCATTATCATTCCATTGCTGCTGCAAGCTGCAAAACGCGACGCCTGGATTTCGGTTCTTTCGTCGGGTGCGCTGCTTATGGTCGGCACCTTGTGCATCTATCTCATTAGTCATAACACGGCGCAAACCCATATTAAGGATTGGCTTCAAAAACCAATGCATGGACGACTGTGGTACCCAATCTCACTCCTCATCGTCGCACAGCTTTTCTTGATGGCCGTCATCACACTGCGAGACACGTGTACATGGGCGAAGACGATGTACTTACAAGAAACCCCTATCTTCTGGATTGTCCTGGTTCTGATTGCCGGGTGTTTCTTTGCTGCAAGGAGTGGAATCACGACCATCGCCATTTCAAACGGAATTCTACTTCCGATGATTGTTTTGTTAGGCATATTTGTTTCCTTGGGGAATATGCCGCACAAAAATTATATGTATTTGCGTCCGATTTTGGAAAATGGGTATGCGCCAGTCATTCACGGCATGGTGTTTGCGAGCTCCGCGTTCTCTGAAATCATCATCGTCTTGTTTTTGCAGCCGCTGATCAAAACCAAAATCCGATGGTATGTGTTCCCTCTCATTGGTCTAGGGCTCATCGGATTGACCATCGGGCCTTTGATGGGAGCCATATCGGAATTCGGCCCCTTTGAAGCGTCTCGCCTCCGGTACCCGCCATACGAGGAATGGCGTCTTTTGACGTTTCGGCACTTTATCGAGCACGTGGATTTTCTTTCGATTTATCAGTGGCTGGCGGGTGCCTATATCCGAATTTCGTTAGCCATTTCTCTGATTCCTGAGGTGATGCGTACGTCCGCGAACCGACGTAGTGTGGTGCTGTTCGCAGCATCTGTCACCGCTGGTGCACTGGCGATTTATCCAATCTCAGACGAAACTTTCATCCACTTCGTTTCCGACCTTTATTTACCCGCCTTCTTCGCTTTGACCGTTTTCACGGTTGCAACGCTGTTTGTTCTGTCTTGGAGATGGAAAGCGGAGGCAGCACAATGA
- a CDS encoding endonuclease III domain-containing protein has product MKTISNAANSPKHCDDHPNLQTTLMDIYHRMEDAFGDRGWWPASSTEEIIIGAILVQNVSWSNTVKAVERLNDHGLLTFPALAAASVDDIEACVYSTRFYKTKAKKLKAFATHVMTHHKGRIDAMLAQPMAPLRAELLQIYGIGPETADDILLYAANQASFVIDAYTKRIFYRLGLTPADISYESMRAWFMANLPADVSLFNQYHALLDAVGHHFCSTKRPKCEACPLRSKCLVAQGKLVI; this is encoded by the coding sequence ATGAAGACCATCTCGAACGCGGCAAACAGCCCGAAACACTGCGATGATCATCCAAACCTTCAGACAACCTTGATGGACATCTATCACCGCATGGAAGACGCCTTTGGCGATCGCGGCTGGTGGCCGGCATCGTCCACCGAGGAAATCATCATCGGTGCGATTCTCGTACAAAATGTCTCCTGGTCCAACACCGTCAAAGCCGTTGAACGGCTGAACGATCACGGCTTGTTAACGTTTCCGGCCCTGGCCGCAGCCAGCGTCGACGACATCGAAGCCTGCGTCTATTCGACGCGGTTCTATAAAACCAAGGCCAAAAAATTGAAAGCCTTCGCGACACACGTCATGACGCACCACAAAGGCCGTATCGATGCCATGCTCGCACAGCCGATGGCGCCGCTCAGAGCCGAACTCCTGCAAATCTATGGCATCGGCCCCGAGACGGCGGACGACATCCTCCTGTACGCGGCAAACCAGGCGTCGTTCGTGATTGATGCGTACACGAAACGGATTTTTTACCGGTTAGGGCTCACCCCCGCTGACATCTCGTACGAATCCATGCGTGCGTGGTTCATGGCGAACCTGCCCGCTGACGTGTCCTTGTTCAATCAGTACCATGCCTTGCTCGATGCGGTCGGTCACCATTTTTGCTCGACAAAACGCCCCAAGTGCGAGGCTTGCCCGCTTCGTTCGAAATGCCTCGTCGCACAGGGAAAACTTGTTATATAA
- a CDS encoding LysR family transcriptional regulator — protein MEIRDLTIFAAVARTGSVTKAADELGYVQSNVTARIQQLESKLGTTLFHRLPRGMTLTPSGETLLRYAEQILHLCAEAQQAVQDTDTPSGALRIGAMESTAATRLPAILAKYHAAYPEVELSLHTGPTSHLMEAVLNYELEAAMVAGPVDHPLLEPLAVIEEELVLISGANSRHLPPAHGPLTVLAFREGCSYRKRLERYLDHLGIQSRKVIELGTLDGILGCVAAGLGVAMVPKTVVEHSRCALRTCELPDAFGQAPTLLIRRKDAFQSPALSKFVEVVRQGHETMTR, from the coding sequence GTGGAAATTCGGGACTTGACGATTTTTGCCGCGGTGGCCAGGACGGGGAGCGTCACGAAAGCTGCCGACGAACTGGGTTATGTGCAATCGAACGTGACCGCGCGTATTCAGCAGCTCGAAAGCAAACTAGGAACGACGTTGTTCCACCGCCTTCCCCGCGGAATGACGCTGACCCCAAGCGGAGAAACGCTCCTTCGCTACGCTGAACAAATCCTTCACCTTTGTGCCGAAGCACAGCAGGCTGTGCAAGACACAGATACGCCCAGCGGCGCCCTGCGCATCGGTGCCATGGAAAGCACAGCCGCGACTCGCTTGCCGGCCATCCTGGCGAAGTACCACGCCGCGTACCCGGAAGTGGAATTGTCCCTGCACACGGGCCCGACCAGTCACTTGATGGAAGCCGTCTTAAACTACGAACTTGAAGCCGCCATGGTCGCCGGACCGGTGGACCATCCACTCTTGGAACCCTTGGCCGTGATTGAAGAAGAGCTGGTTCTGATTTCCGGGGCGAACAGCCGGCATCTGCCGCCAGCCCACGGCCCATTGACGGTCCTCGCCTTCCGGGAAGGCTGCTCGTACCGCAAGCGTCTCGAACGCTACCTCGACCATCTCGGCATCCAGTCGAGAAAAGTGATCGAACTGGGAACGCTGGATGGCATTTTGGGCTGCGTCGCCGCGGGGCTGGGGGTTGCGATGGTGCCCAAAACGGTAGTCGAACACAGCCGCTGTGCCTTGCGGACTTGCGAACTGCCCGATGCGTTCGGGCAGGCGCCCACACTGCTGATTCGCCGCAAGGACGCGTTTCAGTCGCCCGCTCTGTCCAAGTTCGTGGAGGTGGTTCGACAAGGGCATGAGACGATGACTCGGTGA
- a CDS encoding YbfB/YjiJ family MFS transporter yields the protein MSLVHQTKRDSARHFDRSLWLLVIAGGFSLFIAMGVGRFAYTPILPWMQSEMHFSNAMAGYLAAGNYFGYLVGAVLAGSVPWIRRRRLLGWRISVLLSIVTTGLMAAAANPWAWFCLRTLSGIASGLVFVLAASMVLDILAKHDRPKLSGMMYGGVGGGIAASGWLVPVLARHFGWRGTWVGLMGITVIVGAAAVLWMREEPVASNPSRAGDRPRVSMGQRADQSGYFPWLMAAYGCEGLGYIITGTFLVAMATRLPALHGFASYCWVLVGLAALPSAAVWSYFGGRVGEVSTLVTAYLLQAAGVLLTVLVPNAIGVYLGSILFGGTFMGITTLGTMLGRELRPQDSSKAIGVMTVIYGIGQIVGAGAAGALANRSGGFELPTLAAAGVLVIGAGLLVLGRRARIPLVTMSRQSKHG from the coding sequence ATGTCGTTGGTTCACCAGACGAAACGCGATTCTGCTCGACATTTCGATCGAAGCTTGTGGCTGCTTGTGATCGCAGGTGGGTTCAGCTTGTTCATCGCCATGGGGGTTGGCCGGTTTGCGTACACGCCGATTCTCCCGTGGATGCAGTCAGAAATGCACTTTTCCAACGCCATGGCTGGCTATTTGGCAGCTGGGAATTACTTCGGTTATCTGGTCGGCGCGGTGCTGGCAGGGTCTGTGCCGTGGATCCGCAGGCGGCGCTTGCTGGGCTGGCGTATTTCTGTGCTTCTGAGTATCGTCACGACAGGCCTGATGGCGGCGGCCGCCAATCCGTGGGCTTGGTTCTGTCTCAGAACGCTGTCCGGCATCGCGAGCGGACTGGTGTTTGTGCTCGCGGCCAGCATGGTGCTGGACATCCTTGCGAAACATGACCGACCCAAGCTGTCGGGCATGATGTACGGCGGCGTCGGCGGCGGCATCGCGGCGTCCGGGTGGCTGGTGCCTGTGCTCGCCAGACACTTTGGCTGGCGCGGCACGTGGGTCGGATTGATGGGCATCACCGTGATCGTCGGTGCGGCGGCGGTGCTGTGGATGCGGGAGGAGCCGGTCGCCTCGAACCCCTCGCGGGCAGGCGACCGGCCTCGGGTATCGATGGGCCAAAGGGCGGACCAAAGTGGGTATTTTCCGTGGCTGATGGCAGCGTACGGGTGTGAAGGGCTGGGCTACATCATCACGGGTACGTTTCTCGTGGCAATGGCGACGCGGCTGCCTGCGCTTCACGGGTTTGCATCGTATTGTTGGGTGTTGGTCGGTCTGGCCGCGTTACCCTCCGCGGCTGTGTGGTCCTACTTCGGGGGCCGCGTTGGAGAAGTGTCGACCCTGGTTACGGCCTACCTGCTGCAAGCGGCTGGGGTGCTCTTGACGGTCCTTGTGCCGAACGCGATCGGCGTGTATTTGGGGTCCATTTTGTTCGGCGGGACCTTCATGGGCATCACGACGCTGGGGACGATGCTGGGCAGGGAACTGCGTCCGCAGGACAGCAGCAAGGCGATCGGGGTGATGACAGTGATTTACGGCATTGGGCAAATCGTAGGTGCAGGCGCTGCCGGTGCGCTCGCGAATCGTTCCGGGGGGTTTGAACTCCCGACCCTGGCCGCGGCCGGCGTGCTGGTGATTGGCGCGGGTTTGCTCGTGCTGGGTCGGCGCGCTCGCATCCCCCTCGTGACGATGAGCCGCCAATCGAAACACGGTTGA
- a CDS encoding cytochrome c maturation protein CcmE has protein sequence MAISVRARLLIALCVVLAILGVLIKTAITHASTYYVTVSQLYNEGSQAVGQQTTVSGNIVGASVNYNPQAELLRFSVRDGSNGRPLPVVFHGAEPDDFSNNWPVVVTGTLKSNGVFQASQLLIKCPSKYQAGNSTQPQTQTFNAID, from the coding sequence TTGGCCATCTCGGTTCGTGCCAGGCTGCTCATCGCCTTGTGTGTTGTGCTGGCGATTCTTGGGGTGTTGATTAAAACGGCGATCACGCACGCCTCGACGTACTACGTCACCGTCTCTCAACTCTACAACGAGGGTTCGCAGGCGGTGGGTCAGCAGACGACCGTAAGCGGAAACATTGTTGGCGCAAGCGTGAACTATAATCCGCAGGCAGAATTGTTGCGCTTTTCGGTACGCGACGGCAGCAACGGCCGTCCGCTGCCGGTGGTGTTTCACGGAGCGGAGCCGGATGACTTTTCCAACAACTGGCCCGTGGTTGTGACGGGGACCTTGAAGTCGAACGGCGTGTTTCAGGCGTCCCAGCTGCTCATCAAATGCCCGTCCAAGTACCAGGCTGGCAACAGCACGCAGCCCCAGACTCAGACATTCAACGCGATTGACTGA
- a CDS encoding DMT family transporter has translation MEEAADISNRRLLSNLFLLFITLVWGATFTLTKDALQVVPVYPFLFVRFLLAAVALAVVCLASPVHRGGFTRRVWAAGTWLGLLLFGGYALQTLGLLTVSASVSGFLTGLNVVLVPIFAIPILRSIPRPRTWLAAMMAAVGLALFSGGDVLQMPAGSLYVLLCAVCLALQIVFVDKLGKDTDALALATVELLVVAVCAFAASLLHPHQVLGPAAAWLQPAVIWATLINGLLGTSLAYWGQNICQKFTSAGEIAVIFSMEPVFAAVIAWFALGDRLSRMGWWGSVLIFASMLAADPAVKLPIRWQRKTA, from the coding sequence ATGGAGGAGGCCGCTGACATTTCCAACCGACGTTTGCTTTCCAATCTGTTTCTGCTCTTCATCACCTTGGTGTGGGGTGCGACGTTCACGTTGACAAAGGACGCCCTGCAGGTGGTGCCGGTGTACCCGTTTCTGTTTGTCCGCTTTCTGCTGGCCGCCGTCGCGCTCGCGGTCGTGTGTCTCGCATCGCCTGTGCACCGCGGCGGATTCACGCGGCGTGTCTGGGCGGCGGGCACGTGGCTTGGCCTGCTGCTCTTTGGCGGGTATGCGCTGCAGACCCTCGGGCTGCTCACCGTCTCGGCGTCGGTCAGCGGCTTTCTGACCGGACTCAACGTCGTGCTCGTGCCAATTTTCGCGATCCCGATTTTACGCTCGATTCCCCGCCCTCGCACGTGGCTGGCTGCCATGATGGCCGCGGTTGGACTGGCGCTCTTCAGCGGCGGTGATGTGCTGCAGATGCCGGCTGGCAGTCTGTACGTGCTGTTGTGCGCGGTGTGCTTGGCGCTGCAAATCGTATTCGTGGACAAGCTCGGCAAAGACACGGATGCGCTGGCGCTGGCAACGGTCGAGCTGCTGGTGGTGGCCGTGTGCGCCTTCGCCGCATCGCTGCTGCACCCGCACCAGGTGCTGGGCCCGGCCGCGGCGTGGCTGCAGCCCGCGGTGATTTGGGCCACGCTCATCAACGGGCTGCTCGGGACTTCGCTCGCCTACTGGGGCCAAAACATTTGTCAAAAGTTTACCTCCGCCGGGGAGATCGCAGTGATTTTCTCGATGGAACCGGTGTTCGCGGCGGTCATCGCGTGGTTCGCGCTGGGCGACCGCTTGTCCCGGATGGGGTGGTGGGGAAGTGTGCTGATTTTTGCCAGCATGCTGGCGGCCGACCCTGCGGTCAAGCTTCCGATTCGCTGGCAGCGCAAAACAGCGTGA
- the ccsA gene encoding cytochrome c biogenesis protein CcsA, translating into MKRWLPVYAGFVGVLVLVDLYLALIWSPPEKTMGNLVRIMYFHVSSAWIAFLAIGVTFVCTVLYLFTRNLRFDRIAVSSAELGLFYTSITLVTGSLWARPIWNTWWTWDPRLTTTLILWFLYLGYLLLRGTMEGVERRARISGIYAIIASIDVPIIHMSVTWWRSIHPNVINESGFNMPGPMVVALMFGFFTFFCIYVLLLVLRVRLESQRARLYALREQVRDIRAQEVPGAVSLQPGKSHS; encoded by the coding sequence GTGAAACGATGGCTGCCTGTGTACGCTGGCTTTGTCGGCGTCTTGGTGCTGGTGGACTTGTACCTGGCGTTGATTTGGTCGCCGCCGGAAAAGACGATGGGGAACCTCGTCCGCATCATGTACTTCCACGTATCCAGCGCCTGGATTGCCTTCCTGGCGATTGGTGTGACGTTTGTCTGTACCGTCCTCTACCTGTTCACGCGAAACCTGCGGTTCGACCGTATCGCCGTGTCGTCCGCGGAACTCGGGCTGTTTTACACGTCGATCACGCTGGTGACGGGTTCGCTCTGGGCTCGCCCCATCTGGAACACCTGGTGGACGTGGGACCCCCGGCTGACGACGACGCTCATTTTGTGGTTCCTCTACCTGGGCTACCTGTTACTGCGCGGCACGATGGAGGGCGTCGAGCGAAGGGCGCGGATTTCCGGCATCTACGCAATCATTGCTTCCATCGATGTGCCGATTATCCACATGTCTGTGACATGGTGGCGCTCCATCCACCCGAATGTCATCAACGAATCCGGTTTCAATATGCCTGGACCGATGGTGGTCGCGCTGATGTTCGGTTTTTTCACGTTCTTCTGTATTTATGTGCTGCTCCTCGTGCTGCGCGTTCGGCTGGAGTCGCAGCGGGCCAGGCTGTATGCGCTGCGGGAGCAGGTGCGCGACATTCGGGCACAAGAAGTGCCGGGCGCAGTATCCTTGCAGCCCGGCAAGTCCCATTCCTGA
- a CDS encoding cytochrome c-type biogenesis protein codes for MDPSQARHRSTYLAAGTILLFIVIAVAASLAMSRWVLQTDASLQEQVLAIAAQLHAPGDQNTMTVATSSLTLAQHMRYQIQQDLLQGMTSSQILQQMVQTYGPGVLAAPSFRGFGRVAWLIPWVFLFVLACVGGWLLRRGFQSQRDVPPTLPAGIDEDAASTLDEKAQRSIDARLQEYY; via the coding sequence GTGGACCCATCCCAAGCAAGACATCGCAGCACCTATCTTGCTGCTGGCACCATCCTGCTGTTCATCGTCATCGCAGTCGCTGCGTCGCTCGCCATGAGCCGGTGGGTGCTGCAAACGGATGCAAGCCTGCAGGAGCAAGTGCTTGCTATCGCGGCACAGCTGCATGCCCCGGGGGACCAAAACACGATGACCGTCGCCACGTCGTCCCTGACCTTGGCGCAGCATATGCGCTATCAAATTCAGCAGGACTTGCTGCAGGGGATGACGTCCAGCCAGATACTTCAGCAAATGGTGCAAACGTACGGTCCCGGCGTGCTGGCCGCCCCTTCGTTTCGTGGATTCGGGCGCGTCGCGTGGCTGATTCCCTGGGTATTTCTGTTCGTTCTGGCCTGTGTGGGCGGGTGGCTGCTCCGGCGAGGGTTTCAGAGCCAGCGCGATGTGCCGCCGACGCTTCCGGCCGGGATAGATGAAGACGCCGCGTCAACGCTGGATGAAAAGGCGCAGCGCTCCATCGACGCTCGCCTTCAAGAGTACTATTAA
- a CDS encoding CcmD family protein, translating into MLNEMGFLWAAAAVVWLATLVYVAGLLRRQGQVQKQLEQLERTLETRRNNG; encoded by the coding sequence ATGCTGAACGAGATGGGTTTTCTGTGGGCGGCCGCGGCGGTGGTGTGGCTTGCAACACTGGTATACGTCGCCGGACTGCTTCGTCGTCAAGGCCAGGTGCAAAAACAGCTCGAACAACTGGAGCGAACGCTGGAGACGAGACGGAACAATGGCTGA
- a CDS encoding LSm family protein — protein MITRAHVMPYIGQRVVVRTHDGAVHHGILHHVTNDGIYLRKMGPGPRLAADAKSSSEAVVPLGELPQTPGEADLAWWPFFFLPWLAIAAFAPWGWWW, from the coding sequence ATGATTACACGGGCACATGTCATGCCGTACATTGGCCAGCGTGTGGTCGTCCGAACGCACGATGGTGCGGTCCATCACGGGATTCTTCATCATGTGACCAATGACGGGATCTACCTGAGAAAGATGGGACCGGGCCCACGGCTTGCAGCAGATGCCAAATCGAGCAGCGAAGCCGTGGTGCCGCTGGGCGAACTGCCGCAAACGCCGGGGGAAGCTGACCTCGCGTGGTGGCCCTTTTTCTTCTTGCCATGGCTGGCGATCGCGGCGTTTGCCCCTTGGGGCTGGTGGTGGTAA
- a CDS encoding heme exporter protein CcmB — protein sequence MNACKVFLWMVWKDIRIEFRARQFVISTLAFGVLLLVVMGIALNAASRLPTDWSAGLLWMMLFFATSISMNRHDLKERELGGWLGMLLAPVDRSVIFYAKWVSTCLFVLVSQVTLVLAYFVILNQPMPQLPGVLAWVLVGGAVGLTGIGSFLATLAAQSSMRDMLVPMLLFPLTIPLLIALIRLTVFAFEPLGAHPQIWVEVLIGYIAAFALLPWLLYEPLMEV from the coding sequence ATGAATGCTTGCAAGGTGTTTTTGTGGATGGTGTGGAAGGATATCCGCATCGAATTCCGGGCGCGTCAATTCGTCATTTCCACCTTGGCGTTTGGCGTCCTCTTGCTGGTGGTCATGGGCATCGCGCTGAATGCGGCGTCCAGACTGCCCACGGACTGGAGCGCAGGGTTGTTGTGGATGATGCTGTTCTTTGCAACATCCATCAGCATGAACCGGCACGACCTGAAGGAACGCGAGCTGGGTGGATGGCTGGGGATGTTGTTAGCCCCCGTTGACCGCAGTGTCATCTTCTATGCAAAATGGGTGAGTACTTGTCTGTTTGTCCTTGTCTCGCAAGTCACGCTGGTTCTGGCTTACTTCGTGATTTTGAACCAGCCGATGCCTCAGCTGCCGGGCGTACTCGCGTGGGTCCTTGTCGGCGGGGCGGTTGGCTTAACCGGCATCGGCAGTTTCCTGGCAACGCTGGCTGCGCAGAGCTCGATGCGGGACATGCTCGTGCCGATGCTGTTGTTTCCACTGACGATTCCGCTCTTGATTGCACTGATTCGACTGACGGTGTTCGCGTTTGAACCGCTCGGCGCTCATCCGCAAATTTGGGTGGAAGTCCTGATTGGTTATATCGCAGCGTTTGCCCTGCTGCCCTGGCTCTTGTACGAACCGCTGATGGAGGTGTAG
- a CDS encoding heme lyase CcmF/NrfE family subunit, with product MLIGDIGQAALRLLFVAVLLAIGVHSAAIRTKSARWRRLSQGAAAVQFGLAAVASAALVYLLVTLNFHYSYVVDYTAVGLSLVYRIAAFWGGNAGSLLLWALVLSLYAMIVASSRHEDSDRMLPIVSLLMSCILAFYVIVLNTGANPFTQLPHAAASGNSLNPLLQNPGMTVHPVNVYLGYIGFSVPFAYAITGLLLRKTDATWLRVTRRWTLISWLFLGVGIVYGAHWSYEELGWGGYWAWDPIENAALLPWLSATAFLHSAIVQERRGMLKGWNILLITFTFLLTLLGSFLTRSGVLWSIHAFTNGPLGTYFLVFFVICTVFSAVVIVMRWHTLKPERRIEAVVSKESGFLLNNVLFLGSAFAILWGTLFPILSEALTGRRMMVSGPFYNAVNLPLAVCIILLMAIGPVIAWRRASVQSIVKTLVVPFVVAVVAGLAVAFLLKLHYGQSSILGTLSFIAAIFVMITIVREFLGAVGTRVALTGESWWVSFGRLVSRNRRRYGGYVVHFAIALMAAGIAGSGAYHQDLEVQLAPGQSQTIAGYQLTYAGMGVSAAQGGRQMYGNLVVQRGGQVLGVLRPSATFFTDGQSPTTNVALYSRPLSDLYVVMLGTGSNGDAVFDLHVNPLVQFIWWGGYLFILGTLVSLWPEAGWRRQRAAAASPVETVYQELAELEYDYRMGKLEPDAYQQTRQALEARAAALESYEAAMRQRLEAEVQEAFAERASRPQLGGGEA from the coding sequence GTGCTGATTGGGGATATCGGACAAGCTGCCCTTCGGCTTCTGTTCGTGGCTGTTTTGCTTGCGATCGGCGTCCACAGCGCGGCCATTCGAACGAAGTCTGCACGGTGGCGGCGCCTCAGCCAAGGCGCGGCGGCGGTCCAGTTTGGCCTTGCAGCTGTCGCTTCCGCCGCGCTGGTGTATCTCTTGGTCACATTGAATTTTCACTATTCGTATGTCGTCGATTACACCGCTGTCGGACTCTCGCTCGTCTATCGAATCGCGGCGTTTTGGGGCGGGAATGCAGGGTCGCTCCTGTTATGGGCCTTGGTCTTATCCTTATACGCGATGATTGTCGCCTCTTCACGGCACGAGGACAGTGACCGTATGCTGCCGATTGTCAGCCTGCTGATGTCGTGTATTTTGGCGTTTTATGTGATTGTGCTGAACACCGGTGCAAACCCCTTCACGCAGCTGCCGCATGCCGCTGCGTCGGGAAATTCCCTGAATCCGCTGCTGCAGAACCCCGGCATGACGGTTCATCCCGTCAATGTCTACCTCGGCTACATCGGTTTTTCTGTACCCTTCGCGTACGCAATAACCGGTCTGCTGCTGCGCAAGACGGACGCGACCTGGCTGCGGGTGACCCGCCGCTGGACCCTGATTTCCTGGCTGTTTCTCGGTGTCGGCATAGTGTACGGCGCCCATTGGTCATATGAAGAACTGGGATGGGGCGGGTATTGGGCGTGGGACCCCATCGAAAACGCAGCCCTTTTGCCCTGGTTGTCGGCCACCGCGTTTCTGCATTCTGCGATTGTGCAGGAACGCAGGGGGATGCTCAAAGGCTGGAACATACTCCTCATCACCTTCACCTTTCTGCTGACCTTGCTGGGTTCGTTCTTGACGCGCAGCGGTGTACTCTGGAGCATTCACGCGTTCACGAATGGGCCGCTCGGAACCTACTTCCTGGTGTTCTTCGTCATTTGCACGGTGTTCTCGGCGGTGGTCATCGTGATGCGCTGGCACACCCTCAAACCCGAGCGGCGCATCGAGGCGGTGGTGTCGAAGGAAAGCGGTTTTTTGCTGAACAACGTGCTGTTTCTCGGGAGCGCCTTCGCCATCTTATGGGGCACGCTGTTTCCCATCCTCTCTGAGGCGTTGACGGGACGGCGCATGATGGTGTCCGGTCCCTTCTACAACGCGGTGAACTTGCCGCTCGCCGTGTGTATCATTCTGTTGATGGCCATCGGCCCCGTGATCGCCTGGCGACGCGCGTCCGTGCAAAGCATCGTGAAGACACTCGTGGTGCCGTTTGTCGTCGCCGTCGTGGCCGGACTGGCGGTCGCCTTTCTGCTGAAGTTGCACTACGGTCAGTCCTCCATCCTCGGCACGCTGTCGTTCATCGCGGCCATCTTTGTCATGATCACCATCGTCCGTGAATTTTTGGGCGCTGTGGGGACCCGGGTGGCACTGACCGGTGAGTCATGGTGGGTCAGCTTCGGCCGCTTGGTCAGCCGAAACCGGCGGCGGTACGGCGGCTATGTCGTGCACTTTGCGATCGCACTGATGGCAGCAGGCATTGCAGGGTCTGGCGCCTATCATCAGGACTTGGAGGTGCAGCTGGCGCCAGGGCAGTCGCAGACGATTGCAGGATATCAGTTGACCTATGCGGGGATGGGGGTCTCCGCGGCGCAGGGCGGACGGCAGATGTACGGAAACCTGGTGGTGCAGCGAGGCGGCCAGGTCCTCGGCGTGCTGCGGCCGTCGGCGACGTTCTTCACCGACGGTCAGTCCCCAACCACCAATGTCGCCTTGTACTCGCGCCCCCTGTCCGACTTGTATGTGGTGATGTTAGGAACGGGATCGAACGGGGATGCGGTGTTCGACCTGCACGTCAACCCCTTGGTACAGTTCATCTGGTGGGGCGGGTATTTGTTTATTCTCGGAACCCTGGTGAGCTTGTGGCCAGAGGCGGGATGGCGCAGGCAGCGAGCGGCAGCAGCTTCACCCGTCGAGACAGTGTACCAGGAACTTGCGGAACTCGAGTACGATTATCGTATGGGCAAGCTGGAACCGGACGCGTATCAGCAGACCCGGCAGGCGCTCGAAGCCCGCGCTGCGGCGCTGGAATCGTACGAGGCGGCGATGCGGCAAAGGCTGGAAGCCGAGGTTCAGGAAGCCTTTGCAGAGCGCGCGTCGCGCCCGCAACTGGGCGGAGGTGAAGCGTGA